One Williamwhitmania sp. DNA window includes the following coding sequences:
- a CDS encoding rhodanese-like domain-containing protein: MMNQEIKGVSVAVAIERISNGALLIDVREWEEIEMVAYGVDGHLQIPQSEFSIRFNEIPRNREIIVGCHSGNRSRTITIFLLEQGFGNVLNLDGGIRDWMEQELPVTWDNAIVKNTLPSNAI, from the coding sequence ATGATGAATCAAGAAATTAAGGGAGTTAGCGTGGCTGTCGCTATAGAAAGAATTAGCAATGGTGCCCTCCTCATCGATGTTCGCGAGTGGGAGGAGATTGAGATGGTTGCCTACGGTGTGGATGGCCACCTACAGATACCCCAAAGCGAATTTTCTATCAGGTTCAACGAAATCCCTAGAAACAGGGAGATTATTGTTGGATGTCACAGTGGCAATAGAAGCCGAACCATCACAATATTTTTGCTGGAACAGGGATTCGGTAACGTTTTGAACCTGGATGGTGGCATCCGCGATTGGATGGAGCAGGAGCTTCCGGTAACCTGGGATAATGCGATAGTGAAAAACACCCTACCATCAAATGCAATTTAG
- a CDS encoding ABC transporter permease, translating to MKKHFNLELFVARRISRDREAKKAVSRPITRISIVAVALSLAVMIVSVAIVTGFKNQITDKVLGFGGHIQIQNYDSNTSYETRPITDTLAFVPKLTSIPGIAHTQIYAYKPGIIKTKTDIQGVVLKGVSTDFDWSFFKKNLTEGTVLNLSDSTSSNQILISKSIANLLKLSLGDKVDFYFVQEPPRVRRFKIVGIYDTKFDEFDKTFVFCDIKQIQALNGWSRNQISGIELTTSDFNNVDEITNRVEDLAGFTVLPDGSGIKVTNIKEKYSQIFDWLNLQDTNVAVILFLMLFVAGFNMISGLLIFILERTFMIGVLKALGARNWMIQKIFLYHSAYVTGLGLFWGNVIGIGLCFLQQQFHIIKLDESSYYLSSVPINLQLSHILMLNAGTFAAVFVMLLIPSLLISRITPEKTLRYS from the coding sequence GTGAAAAAGCACTTCAACTTAGAGCTGTTTGTTGCCCGTCGCATTTCGCGCGACAGGGAGGCGAAAAAAGCAGTCTCGCGCCCCATAACCCGCATCTCCATTGTAGCCGTGGCGCTTAGCTTGGCCGTAATGATTGTATCCGTAGCCATTGTTACCGGCTTCAAAAATCAGATTACCGACAAGGTGCTTGGATTTGGTGGGCATATCCAAATTCAGAACTACGACTCCAACACCTCCTACGAAACCAGGCCCATTACCGATACGCTGGCTTTTGTGCCCAAGCTCACCTCCATTCCAGGTATAGCCCACACCCAAATATACGCCTATAAACCGGGCATCATCAAAACAAAAACCGATATTCAGGGTGTGGTGCTCAAGGGCGTTTCCACCGACTTCGACTGGAGCTTCTTCAAGAAAAACCTCACCGAAGGAACCGTTCTGAACCTCTCCGACAGCACCTCCTCCAACCAGATACTCATCTCCAAATCCATTGCCAACCTGCTAAAGCTGTCGCTGGGCGACAAGGTAGACTTTTACTTTGTGCAGGAGCCTCCCCGCGTGCGCCGCTTTAAAATTGTGGGCATATACGACACCAAGTTCGACGAGTTCGACAAGACCTTCGTGTTCTGCGACATTAAGCAAATACAGGCGCTCAACGGCTGGAGCCGTAACCAAATTTCGGGCATTGAGCTCACCACCTCCGATTTCAACAACGTAGACGAGATTACCAACAGAGTGGAGGATTTGGCGGGCTTTACCGTGCTACCCGATGGATCGGGCATTAAGGTAACCAACATCAAGGAGAAGTATAGCCAAATTTTCGACTGGCTAAACCTGCAGGACACCAACGTGGCCGTGATCCTCTTCCTCATGCTTTTTGTGGCGGGTTTCAACATGATTTCGGGGCTACTCATCTTCATACTGGAACGCACCTTTATGATTGGCGTGCTGAAGGCCCTCGGTGCCAGAAATTGGATGATTCAAAAAATATTCCTCTACCACTCGGCCTACGTCACCGGGCTGGGACTTTTCTGGGGCAACGTTATTGGTATAGGGCTGTGCTTTTTACAGCAGCAGTTCCACATTATTAAGCTCGACGAGTCCAGCTACTACCTCTCGTCGGTGCCCATTAACCTGCAGCTCAGCCACATTCTGATGCTCAATGCCGGCACCTTTGCCGCAGTGTTTGTAATGCTGCTAATACCATCGCTGCTCATTTCACGCATTACTCCGGAGAAAACCCTACGTTACTCGTAG
- a CDS encoding DUF1343 domain-containing protein, which yields MKPFRLVCVAFFLCVSIGMAAAQEEATPIPAAERTELYLPLLKGKRIAVVANHTSLIGRIHLVDSLLALGVKIERIFCPEHGFRGMDDAGEPVASYKDFRTGLDVISLYGRRKKPDASMLRDVDVVVFDLQDVGVRFYTYLSTMHYVMESCAENNIPLIVLDRPNPNGRYVDGPVLDSSLRSFVGLHPIPIVHGMTLGELAGMINGEGWLKNHEQCRLTVIPCGNYTHHSLYTLPVKPSPNLPNMRSVYLYPSTGLFEGTVFSVGRGTPWPFQVLGNPLFPNRGFWFVPVSVIGASKNPPFRNKRCYGIDLRSIPDSESLVRADRINLDWLIEAYRQYPRKDSFFNSYFDLLAGNRMLQKQIKQGLSAGDIRETWKPELTKFVERRRKYLLYPE from the coding sequence ATGAAGCCGTTTAGGTTGGTGTGTGTGGCGTTTTTTCTTTGCGTATCCATTGGCATGGCTGCTGCACAGGAGGAGGCAACACCCATTCCCGCCGCTGAGCGCACAGAGTTATACCTGCCCTTGCTCAAGGGAAAGCGCATTGCTGTGGTGGCTAACCATACCTCTTTGATAGGTAGAATCCATTTGGTTGACTCGCTCCTAGCACTGGGGGTAAAAATTGAGCGTATCTTCTGCCCCGAGCATGGATTTCGCGGCATGGACGATGCCGGCGAACCAGTAGCTAGCTATAAGGATTTCCGAACAGGTCTCGACGTAATTTCACTTTATGGACGACGCAAGAAGCCCGATGCCTCTATGCTGCGTGACGTGGATGTGGTGGTGTTCGACCTGCAGGATGTGGGTGTAAGGTTTTACACCTACCTCTCTACCATGCACTATGTGATGGAGTCGTGCGCCGAAAATAACATTCCGCTGATAGTGCTTGACCGCCCAAATCCAAACGGTCGCTACGTTGATGGCCCGGTGCTCGATAGCAGCCTGCGCTCCTTTGTTGGACTGCATCCCATTCCCATTGTGCACGGCATGACGCTGGGTGAGCTGGCCGGTATGATTAATGGGGAGGGGTGGCTGAAGAATCACGAGCAATGTCGGCTAACGGTTATTCCATGTGGTAACTATACCCACCATTCGCTCTACACCCTTCCGGTAAAACCATCACCCAACCTGCCTAACATGCGCAGCGTTTACCTCTATCCATCCACCGGGCTTTTTGAGGGAACTGTATTTAGCGTAGGCCGAGGTACTCCATGGCCATTTCAGGTATTGGGTAATCCGCTTTTTCCCAACCGGGGATTCTGGTTTGTTCCCGTCTCCGTGATTGGGGCTAGCAAGAATCCACCCTTTCGAAACAAGCGGTGCTATGGAATCGACCTTAGGAGCATTCCCGACTCGGAGAGCTTGGTGCGGGCCGACCGGATCAACCTCGACTGGCTTATTGAAGCCTACAGGCAATATCCTCGGAAGGATAGCTTTTTTAACAGTTACTTCGATCTTCTAGCTGGGAATAGAATGTTGCAAAAGCAAATTAAGCAGGGTCTTTCTGCAGGCGATATTCGGGAGACGTGGAAGCCAGAGTTGACAAAGTTTGTGGAGCGAAGGCGGAAGTATTTGCTTTACCCAGAATAA
- a CDS encoding UPF0158 family protein translates to MLNVPDNTKLHIAQVLTLGEVCFYDSQNAEVIAAGELEGKLRDRKRVMRKMEVTQNADRYIKFEPPVEAEKLVMVEAFAKMVRDPKEREHLIYALQRTNPMAYFHHFINTFSDERNAWFIFKKQRYIALVEARLMEYSRNM, encoded by the coding sequence ATGTTGAATGTTCCTGACAATACCAAGCTACATATCGCCCAGGTGCTAACCCTTGGTGAGGTTTGTTTCTACGACAGCCAAAACGCCGAGGTAATTGCGGCTGGTGAGCTGGAGGGTAAACTCAGAGATAGGAAGAGGGTAATGCGAAAGATGGAGGTTACCCAAAACGCCGATCGCTACATTAAGTTTGAACCTCCTGTGGAGGCCGAGAAGTTGGTTATGGTGGAGGCCTTTGCCAAAATGGTGAGAGATCCCAAAGAGCGAGAACATCTTATTTATGCGCTACAGCGCACCAATCCAATGGCCTACTTTCACCACTTTATCAACACCTTTTCCGATGAGCGAAATGCTTGGTTCATCTTCAAAAAGCAACGCTACATAGCATTGGTGGAGGCGAGGTTGATGGAGTATAGCAGAAATATGTAG
- a CDS encoding MATE family efflux transporter has translation MRKSIYATIAIHLSKNLNRKGVGRFLAQIKESIAGTDQDFTVGSLGRAIMLLSIPMVLEMLMESIFAIIDIFFVAKLGADAVATVGLTESIITIVYAIGIGLSTATTALVARRIGEKNTGAASNVAGQAIITALTVSLLIGIPGALLAPQLLKLMGADATTIALYGGYTRWMLGGNMVIMLLFTINAAFRSAGDAAISMRVLAIANLINIVLDPILIFGLGPIPALGIEGAAIATNIGRGIAVVYQLRLLLGGRARIKVHLQEFIPRFRLIAQLVKLSLGGIGQTLIATASWIGLVRIISLYGNSALAGYTVAIRLIIFVLLPSVGISNAAATLVGQSLGAGDAERAEKATYATAAVNMTMLGLAGLLLIAFPSAFIRLFTSDPDVLLFGSACLRIVSYGFVVYGLGMVMVSAINGAGDTTTPTWINLLSYWMIEIPLAYFLAVVLGWHEQGVFYSIPIAEAIMTIIALVIFRRGKWKERMV, from the coding sequence ATGAGAAAATCGATATACGCAACCATTGCCATTCACCTTTCAAAGAACCTCAACCGAAAAGGAGTTGGTAGGTTCCTCGCGCAGATAAAGGAGTCCATTGCTGGAACTGATCAAGATTTTACGGTCGGCAGCCTTGGGCGAGCCATTATGCTGCTCTCCATACCCATGGTGCTCGAAATGCTCATGGAGTCGATATTTGCAATTATCGACATCTTTTTTGTTGCCAAGTTGGGAGCCGATGCCGTTGCCACGGTTGGGCTTACCGAATCTATAATCACCATTGTTTACGCCATCGGTATAGGTTTAAGCACTGCCACCACTGCGCTGGTTGCTCGACGTATTGGGGAGAAAAATACTGGGGCTGCATCCAACGTAGCTGGGCAGGCCATAATTACTGCGCTAACCGTATCGCTGCTCATTGGTATTCCTGGGGCATTGCTTGCGCCACAGCTGCTGAAGCTGATGGGCGCCGATGCCACAACAATTGCTCTTTACGGGGGGTATACCCGCTGGATGCTCGGTGGGAACATGGTAATCATGCTTCTCTTCACCATTAACGCTGCGTTTCGTAGTGCTGGTGATGCAGCCATAAGTATGCGAGTGCTAGCCATTGCCAACCTGATAAACATTGTGCTTGACCCCATTCTCATCTTCGGGCTTGGTCCTATTCCTGCCCTTGGCATTGAAGGGGCCGCCATTGCAACGAACATAGGTCGGGGAATTGCGGTGGTTTACCAGCTACGATTGCTGCTGGGCGGAAGGGCGCGCATAAAGGTCCACCTGCAGGAGTTCATTCCACGCTTCAGGCTCATAGCTCAGCTGGTAAAGCTGTCGCTGGGAGGTATTGGTCAAACCCTCATTGCCACGGCCAGCTGGATTGGGCTGGTACGTATAATCAGCCTCTACGGCAATAGCGCGCTGGCTGGCTACACTGTTGCCATACGGCTCATCATATTTGTGCTGCTCCCATCAGTAGGCATTAGCAACGCTGCGGCTACGCTAGTAGGGCAAAGCCTTGGCGCAGGTGACGCAGAAAGAGCCGAGAAGGCTACCTACGCCACCGCTGCAGTAAACATGACGATGCTAGGACTGGCCGGGTTACTGCTCATCGCTTTTCCAAGCGCATTCATCCGTTTGTTTACGAGCGACCCAGATGTTCTGCTATTTGGCTCGGCATGCCTTCGGATAGTGAGCTACGGGTTTGTTGTTTACGGATTGGGCATGGTGATGGTAAGCGCCATAAACGGTGCGGGTGACACCACCACTCCAACGTGGATAAACCTGTTAAGCTACTGGATGATTGAAATTCCGTTGGCCTATTTCTTGGCTGTAGTGCTGGGCTGGCACGAGCAAGGAGTTTTCTACTCCATCCCCATTGCCGAAGCGATAATGACCATCATTGCGTTGGTGATTTTTCGGCGCGGGAAGTGGAAGGAGCGAATGGTATAA